Proteins found in one Melospiza georgiana isolate bMelGeo1 chromosome 1, bMelGeo1.pri, whole genome shotgun sequence genomic segment:
- the LY96 gene encoding lymphocyte antigen 96 — translation MFGLLFFILFTPGVSELICTSSDLEMSYTFCDSTAHSFMFNLTPCSTRNKPVWKAALTWIPRSDIHFLKIVFNVWFDGAKALLWKELLCSGADDEYSMCGTLKGETLESAFDIKGSRLEFPKGNYSIVVQGFSDDSENNMLICLNVTMIVK, via the exons ATGTTTGGACTCctttttttcatcttatttACCCCTGGAGTCAGTGAACTCATTTGTACATCATCAGATCTTGAAATGTCGTATACTTTTTGTG attCTACAGCTCATTCTTTCATGTTTAATCTGACACCTTGCAGCACAAGGAACAAACCTGTCTGGAAGGCTGCTCTTACCTGGATTCCAA GAAGTGACATTCACTTTTTGAAGATTGTCTTCAATGTCTGGTTTGATGGTGCCAAAGCACTCCTCTGGAAGGAGCTCCTCTGCAGCGGAGCTGACGATGAATACTCAATGTGCGGAACGCTGAAAGGAG AAACACTTGAATCAGCATTTGACATTAAAGGCTCAAGATTAGAATTTCCAAAG GGCAATTATAGTATTGTTGTGCAAGGATTCTCTGATGATTCTGAGAATAATATGCTCATATGCTTGAATGTCACCATGATAGTGAAATAA